The Gemmatimonadota bacterium genome window below encodes:
- a CDS encoding YebC/PmpR family DNA-binding transcriptional regulator — protein MSGHSKWSTIKRKKGAKDAQRGKLFTKLIREIITAARAGGGDVNGNNRLRAAVTAARDANMPSANIDRAIKRGTGELEGTTYDEVNYEGYGPGGVALFIDTLTDNRNRTVSEVRHILSKNGGSLGEAGCVAWMFDLRGVITLDAADLDEESAMELVLGAGAEDFSMDDGNCLVYTGPAEVATVREALEADGAKVIAAEQSWIPKNTVEVDAKVAEQTLRLLEALEDQDDVQRVSSNFDISEEVLRSLGE, from the coding sequence ATGTCCGGCCATTCCAAGTGGAGCACCATCAAACGGAAGAAGGGCGCGAAGGATGCCCAGCGGGGCAAGCTCTTCACGAAGCTCATCCGGGAGATCATCACTGCGGCCCGCGCGGGCGGCGGCGATGTCAACGGCAACAACCGGCTTCGTGCGGCGGTCACTGCGGCGCGCGATGCCAATATGCCGTCCGCAAACATCGATCGGGCCATCAAGCGCGGCACGGGTGAACTGGAGGGCACCACCTACGACGAGGTGAACTACGAAGGGTACGGCCCCGGCGGAGTGGCACTCTTCATTGACACCCTGACGGACAACCGAAACCGAACGGTCAGCGAGGTCCGGCATATCCTTTCGAAAAACGGGGGGTCGCTGGGCGAGGCGGGTTGCGTCGCGTGGATGTTCGATCTTCGCGGGGTCATCACGCTCGACGCCGCGGATCTGGATGAAGAGTCCGCCATGGAACTCGTGCTTGGAGCGGGCGCCGAGGACTTCTCGATGGATGATGGAAACTGCCTCGTCTACACCGGTCCGGCAGAGGTGGCGACTGTTCGGGAAGCTCTGGAAGCAGACGGGGCGAAGGTGATTGCCGCCGAGCAGTCGTGGATTCCGAAGAACACCGTCGAGGTGGACGCGAAGGTGGCCGAGCAGACGCTTCGCCTTCTGGAGGCACTGGAGGATCAGGACGATGTGCAGCGCGTATCCTCCAACTTCGACATTTCCGAGGAAGTTCTGCGGTCCCTCGGGGAATAG
- the ruvC gene encoding crossover junction endodeoxyribonuclease RuvC has protein sequence MIVLGVDPSTVATGFGLLEGDSRSARRISSGVIRPSRRAPLSDRLKEIHLQLRSLLEQTPPDILVIESTFLHRNVKTALALGQARGVILLAASLTGTPVTEYSASEIKRSAVGYGAASKEQVGLMMTRILGLPNAPAEDEADALAAAWCHLSRAGMPALAGGTH, from the coding sequence TTGATCGTTCTGGGGGTGGATCCTTCCACTGTGGCCACGGGCTTCGGCCTTCTGGAGGGAGACTCCCGGAGTGCGCGCAGGATCTCCTCCGGCGTCATTCGGCCTTCTCGCCGCGCGCCGCTGTCGGACCGGTTGAAGGAGATTCACCTTCAGCTTCGATCGCTCCTTGAACAGACGCCCCCGGACATCCTCGTGATTGAGTCCACCTTTCTGCATCGAAATGTGAAGACCGCGCTCGCTCTCGGGCAGGCCCGCGGGGTCATTCTGCTGGCGGCGTCGCTGACCGGGACGCCGGTCACCGAGTATTCCGCGTCTGAAATCAAGCGTTCCGCCGTGGGCTATGGTGCTGCGTCCAAGGAGCAGGTCGGACTCATGATGACCCGCATCCTCGGGCTTCCGAACGCTCCCGCCGAAGACGAGGCCGACGCTCTGGCGGCGGCGTGGTGCCATCTGTCGCGGGCCGGAATGCCCGCTCTGGCGGGAGGAACGCATTGA
- the ruvA gene encoding Holliday junction branch migration protein RuvA, whose amino-acid sequence MIHHLSGRVVELGADRVVVEAGGVGYDVLVSAFTREALPGPGGEVRLLTHLSIRPDTWTLFGFSSSEERALFLLLTGVQGVGPKLALCILSGISPTGLRRAVGQEDAPALTAIPGVGRKIARRLVADLKDKMEPAPEGDAEGAAPAPAEDREAVAALVALGIPRSAARDAVRGMDRDDGTERPVEEVIRQALRRL is encoded by the coding sequence TTGATTCACCATCTGAGCGGACGAGTTGTGGAACTGGGCGCGGACCGCGTGGTGGTGGAGGCGGGTGGCGTCGGCTACGATGTGCTCGTGTCTGCCTTCACCCGCGAGGCATTGCCCGGCCCGGGGGGTGAGGTTCGTCTCCTGACGCATCTCTCCATCCGTCCGGACACATGGACGCTGTTCGGGTTCTCGTCGTCGGAGGAGCGTGCGCTGTTCCTGCTGCTCACGGGCGTGCAGGGTGTCGGCCCGAAGCTCGCGCTCTGCATTCTCTCGGGGATCTCGCCGACAGGGCTCCGGCGGGCTGTCGGACAGGAGGATGCTCCCGCGCTCACCGCCATTCCGGGCGTCGGGCGCAAGATTGCGCGGAGGCTTGTCGCGGACCTGAAGGACAAGATGGAACCCGCGCCGGAAGGAGATGCGGAGGGGGCTGCGCCCGCGCCCGCCGAGGACCGGGAAGCGGTGGCCGCGCTTGTTGCACTGGGGATTCCCCGGTCGGCCGCTCGGGATGCCGTGCGCGGCATGGACCGGGACGACGGGACAGAGCGTCCCGTGGAGGAAGTGATTCGCCAGGCGCTTCGGCGTCTCTGA
- the ruvB gene encoding Holliday junction branch migration DNA helicase RuvB produces the protein MNPQPDSQPDIHPGATPGDGDWDHGLRPTRLDEFVGQPHLRESLDIFLEAARTRGEPLDHVLLVGPPGLGKTTLAGILAREMGGEARVTSGPVVERPGDLAGMLTNLEDGEVLFIDEIHRLNRVVEEFLYPAMEDFRIDIVLDKGPGARSIRLHLARFTLVGSTTRAGMLTSPLRSRFGFVARFDFYTEEDLRSILHRSAGILEVPLTEEGAAEIARRSRGTPRIANRLLRRARDFAEVRADGKIDRTAASAALDMLRVDEIGLGEMDVRILRTLLDKFEGGPVGLSTLAAAVGEEGETLEEVYEPYLLKEGFLERTPRGRVVTAAAAAHLGVELPSRAREAVRAQAGLFPDGA, from the coding sequence GTGAATCCGCAACCAGACTCACAGCCGGATATCCACCCGGGCGCAACCCCGGGAGACGGCGACTGGGACCACGGCCTCCGGCCGACTCGCCTCGATGAGTTCGTCGGTCAGCCCCACCTGCGCGAATCGCTCGACATCTTTCTGGAAGCGGCCCGCACACGCGGGGAACCGCTCGACCATGTGCTTCTCGTGGGCCCCCCCGGGCTTGGCAAGACCACGCTTGCGGGGATTCTCGCGCGGGAGATGGGCGGCGAGGCGCGCGTGACCTCCGGCCCGGTGGTCGAACGCCCGGGAGACCTGGCCGGGATGCTCACGAACCTCGAAGACGGGGAAGTCCTCTTCATTGATGAAATCCACCGGCTGAATCGCGTCGTGGAGGAGTTTCTCTATCCTGCCATGGAGGACTTCCGAATCGACATCGTCCTCGACAAAGGCCCCGGCGCGCGTTCGATTCGCCTCCATCTGGCGCGCTTCACCCTCGTGGGGTCCACGACGCGGGCGGGCATGCTCACCAGTCCGCTGCGGTCGCGGTTCGGGTTCGTGGCGCGGTTCGACTTCTACACGGAAGAGGATCTCCGCAGCATTCTGCATCGCTCCGCCGGGATTCTCGAAGTGCCGCTGACTGAAGAGGGCGCCGCAGAGATCGCGCGGCGTTCCCGTGGGACGCCACGGATCGCCAATCGGCTCCTGCGCCGGGCGCGTGACTTCGCGGAGGTGCGCGCTGACGGGAAGATCGACCGCACTGCGGCTTCCGCAGCGCTCGACATGCTCCGCGTGGACGAGATCGGGCTGGGCGAAATGGATGTCCGCATCCTCCGGACTCTTCTCGACAAGTTCGAAGGCGGGCCGGTCGGCCTCAGCACGCTGGCGGCGGCTGTCGGTGAAGAAGGCGAAACGCTCGAAGAGGTGTACGAACCCTATCTCCTGAAGGAGGGGTTCCTGGAGCGAACCCCCCGGGGCCGGGTGGTGACGGCCGCGGCGGCGGCTCACCTGGGCGTGGAGCTGCCGTCCCGCGCCCGAGAGGCGGTCCGTGCGCAGGCCGGACTGTTTCCGGATGGTGCGTGA